A stretch of the Candidatus Jettenia sp. AMX2 genome encodes the following:
- the der gene encoding ribosome biogenesis GTPase Der — MILPVVVIVGRPNVGKSSLLNCLAKRRISIVEPTSGVTRDRVSTEIRHKDYPFELVDTGGMGVEDADGLTKDIEIQIGIALHSADVILFVVDSRDGVTFLDLMVAERLRRLNKKTILVANKVDTPKLEYLIAELNKLGFGEPVPISALEGYGRTELLDKIVSFLPVPSQEPVIAEPAIKLAVVGKRNAGKSTLINTLAREDRVIVSEVPGTTRDAVDVQFELDGKKFLAIDTAGVRKKRQVRDSIEFYSMARAERSIRRADVVLFLIDAMIKISEVDKKLVDYIKSEYKPCIIVVNKWDLVYGIETGRFNTYISQILPGISFAPIAFISAKNNEHVIDMIKLAEELYKQAHTRIATSELNQAIEEALTLHRPTRRKYKTPKIYYATQVDVAPPTFVLFVNDSKLFDKDYERYLSNQLRRKLPFPEIPLKFHFRTRTKTTPIHG; from the coding sequence ATGATTTTACCCGTTGTTGTTATTGTCGGCAGGCCGAATGTAGGAAAATCTTCCTTGCTTAACTGTCTTGCAAAACGAAGAATTTCTATTGTTGAACCCACCAGCGGCGTCACGAGAGACCGTGTTTCCACTGAGATCAGGCACAAAGATTACCCGTTTGAACTGGTAGATACAGGTGGAATGGGGGTGGAAGATGCCGATGGGCTTACGAAAGATATTGAGATTCAGATAGGGATTGCCCTTCACAGTGCAGATGTAATTCTGTTTGTAGTAGACTCCCGTGACGGTGTAACATTTTTGGATCTCATGGTTGCTGAAAGATTACGGCGTTTGAACAAAAAAACGATCCTTGTCGCCAATAAGGTGGATACCCCAAAGTTAGAATATCTCATAGCAGAGTTAAATAAACTGGGTTTTGGTGAACCGGTTCCTATATCTGCCCTTGAAGGTTATGGAAGAACTGAATTGCTTGATAAGATCGTTTCCTTCTTACCGGTGCCTTCTCAGGAACCTGTTATTGCCGAACCGGCAATAAAACTTGCTGTCGTAGGCAAACGGAATGCAGGAAAATCCACACTCATTAATACCCTGGCAAGGGAGGATCGCGTTATCGTGAGTGAGGTGCCGGGTACAACACGTGACGCTGTTGATGTACAATTTGAGCTAGACGGCAAAAAGTTTCTGGCTATTGACACAGCAGGCGTAAGGAAGAAACGGCAAGTCAGGGATTCAATAGAATTTTACAGTATGGCGCGTGCAGAACGTTCAATTCGCAGGGCAGATGTGGTATTGTTCCTGATTGATGCAATGATAAAAATATCAGAGGTCGATAAAAAACTGGTTGATTATATTAAATCCGAATATAAACCATGTATTATTGTAGTTAATAAATGGGATTTAGTGTATGGTATAGAAACGGGGAGATTTAATACTTATATTTCTCAGATTTTGCCGGGAATATCCTTTGCCCCTATCGCCTTTATCAGTGCCAAAAATAATGAGCATGTTATCGATATGATAAAACTGGCTGAGGAACTTTATAAACAAGCCCATACCCGTATTGCAACTTCCGAACTGAACCAGGCGATAGAAGAGGCGCTTACCCTTCATCGTCCAACCCGCAGGAAATACAAAACGCCTAAGATTTATTATGCAACACAGGTGGATGTAGCCCCCCCTACGTTTGTACTCTTTGTGAATGATTCAAAACTTTTTGATAAGGATTACGAACGCTATCTCTCAAATCAATTACGGAGGAAACTCCCGTTTCCGGAAATTCCTCTTAAATTTCATTTCAGGACCAGAACAAAAACCACGCCCATTCATGGATAA
- the panC gene encoding pantoate--beta-alanine ligase → MQIITSIKDIKQRIKTIKGDQLTIGFVPTMGALHEGHMSLVRNAKKENDTVIVSIFVNPFQFGKNEDFKQYPRTFERDCELLSKEGADYIFSPDITEMYPEGFSTLIILSQLEDKLCGRSRPGHFRSVAVVVLKLLHLIKPDLAYFGQKDFQQTVIIKKMIQDLNLDIAVKILPTVRDEKGLALSSRNVYLTETEKKEALCLYKSLLKAQSMVHSGITDTKIIIREIENSINNHNLVTIDYISIIDPETLESVTTVRNGDVIAIAVKVGKTRLIDNAIFNYP, encoded by the coding sequence TTGCAGATAATAACATCAATAAAAGATATCAAACAAAGGATTAAAACAATAAAGGGCGATCAATTAACAATTGGCTTTGTTCCCACCATGGGTGCTTTGCATGAAGGACACATGAGCCTGGTACGGAATGCCAAAAAAGAAAATGATACGGTAATTGTAAGCATTTTTGTCAATCCTTTCCAGTTTGGAAAAAACGAAGATTTTAAACAGTATCCAAGAACGTTTGAAAGGGATTGCGAACTGCTTTCAAAAGAAGGGGCCGATTATATATTTTCTCCGGACATAACAGAAATGTACCCGGAGGGATTCAGCACCCTGATTATTCTTAGCCAGCTTGAAGATAAACTCTGTGGCAGGTCGCGTCCTGGACATTTCAGAAGCGTGGCTGTTGTTGTATTAAAACTCCTTCACCTTATAAAACCAGATCTTGCCTATTTTGGACAAAAGGATTTTCAGCAAACGGTGATTATCAAAAAAATGATTCAGGATTTAAATTTAGACATTGCGGTTAAAATACTCCCTACCGTAAGGGATGAAAAAGGATTAGCATTAAGTTCGCGAAATGTTTATCTTACTGAAACAGAAAAGAAAGAGGCGCTCTGCTTATATAAATCTCTGTTAAAGGCCCAATCTATGGTGCATTCAGGTATTACAGACACAAAAATAATCATACGGGAAATTGAGAATAGTATAAACAACCACAACCTGGTTACCATTGATTACATTTCAATAATCGACCCTGAAACCCTTGAATCTGTAACAACTGTCAGAAATGGTGACGTTATTGCCATTGCGGTTAAGGTAGGGAAAACACGTCTTATTGATAATGCGATTTTTAATTATCCATGA
- the pyrI gene encoding aspartate carbamoyltransferase regulatory subunit, with protein MKQLDVSAIKDGSVIDHIDSKSTLKVADILNIQNEEQMVLVGINLSSKLLGKKGIIKIGGKIIDQKEVNKISLIAPNASVNIIKDYEVVKKFKVAVPDIIEGIVKCFNPNCVSNYNNIISKLIVINKNPIKLECHYCERIMGTKDIVLI; from the coding sequence ATGAAACAACTGGATGTTTCTGCTATAAAAGATGGTTCGGTAATTGACCATATAGATAGTAAGAGTACATTGAAAGTTGCCGATATACTCAATATCCAGAACGAGGAACAAATGGTACTTGTCGGTATCAATCTCAGCAGTAAACTCCTTGGTAAAAAAGGAATCATCAAAATCGGGGGAAAGATTATTGATCAGAAAGAAGTAAACAAAATTTCCCTTATTGCTCCGAATGCAAGTGTCAATATTATTAAAGATTATGAGGTTGTTAAAAAATTTAAAGTCGCAGTTCCTGATATCATCGAAGGTATCGTAAAATGTTTTAACCCGAATTGTGTCAGTAACTATAATAATATAATTTCCAAATTAATTGTTATTAATAAAAACCCTATAAAACTGGAATGTCACTATTGCGAACGCATCATGGGTACAAAAGATATTGTGTTAATTTAG
- the pyrB gene encoding aspartate carbamoyltransferase, protein MVRSFKHRDIISIRHFNKEELLYILDLANQMEQVDYNDILKGKVLASLFFEPSTRTRLSFESAMQKLGGIVIGFADSGITSTAKGESLSDSIKIIKGYCDIIVLRHYLEGSARLAADIADVPVINAGDGANQHPTQTFLDLYTIQKTKGTMEGLTIGFLGDLKYGRTVHSLSYALAYFGAEMFFISPPSLRMPGDCIEELRSRKVKCHENESLFGISKKLDVIYCTRIQKERFADPVEFEKVRGIYRLNRAMLEEMGIKGDLKILHPLPRVDEMDESLDSTDFAVYFQQARNGIPVRKAILSAVLGAIE, encoded by the coding sequence ATGGTGCGAAGTTTTAAACACAGAGACATCATTTCTATCCGCCATTTCAACAAGGAAGAGCTATTATACATCCTCGATTTAGCAAACCAAATGGAACAGGTAGATTATAACGATATCCTGAAAGGAAAGGTACTTGCTTCCTTATTTTTCGAACCCTCAACAAGGACGCGGCTTAGTTTTGAATCAGCTATGCAAAAACTGGGTGGTATTGTTATTGGATTTGCAGATTCAGGTATTACTTCTACAGCTAAAGGGGAATCACTAAGCGACTCCATAAAAATTATAAAAGGATACTGCGATATCATTGTTCTCAGGCATTATCTTGAAGGTTCTGCACGGTTGGCAGCGGATATCGCTGACGTACCTGTGATTAATGCCGGAGACGGAGCAAATCAACACCCCACGCAGACGTTTCTTGATCTCTATACGATCCAAAAGACAAAAGGAACGATGGAAGGACTTACCATTGGTTTTCTGGGCGATCTTAAATATGGAAGAACGGTACATTCTCTGTCTTACGCTTTAGCCTATTTTGGCGCAGAAATGTTTTTTATCTCGCCACCCAGCTTGCGAATGCCCGGGGATTGCATTGAAGAACTCAGGAGCCGAAAGGTAAAATGCCACGAGAATGAATCGTTGTTTGGAATCAGCAAAAAATTGGATGTTATTTATTGTACAAGAATACAAAAGGAACGGTTTGCCGACCCTGTTGAATTTGAAAAAGTTCGCGGCATATACCGGCTGAACAGGGCGATGCTGGAAGAAATGGGAATTAAAGGTGACCTGAAGATCCTTCATCCGCTACCACGGGTAGATGAAATGGATGAAAGCCTGGATTCGACAGATTTTGCGGTCTACTTTCAACAAGCACGCAACGGTATACCTGTCAGAAAGGCCATATTATCTGCTGTTTTGGGAGCAATTGAATGA